In Nocardioides sp. InS609-2, a single genomic region encodes these proteins:
- a CDS encoding ATP-binding protein, with product MPEDRRRPRYSRTSAEAKRMLALGESGHYEFKSALNSVTPALFATLANWVALDPSRKVAHLLVGVKEQTDEATGLVRGVPSGLPRGLDNAVDVIQNKAKETYPIPVDIFVVEEGTKEVLPFVRVEIRPTMPPHYDAEGRRQTRQGRSTRALTDDELLRIYLDREAGSFAARFRQTSDELQAAVGTVGTQVDQIAQAINVSIAQPILELTVTARRAASAADAAADSATAAEEASSSAASAASSAESTADLVGFDVRKVEGLVNDLYDVVEDLRENAPEFLAARVVTLRRDVWWKFTVDTWERTSDQAQRLARRLNELLSGEIALDDARNTWELRVWKHLLSDREAQRGQRGTLKWWEAVMKTVNEYSEHPTYQAPELPDLRAELQADLDRFMEDETSETNRFRKLLEP from the coding sequence ATGCCTGAAGACCGTCGCCGCCCGAGGTACTCGCGAACCAGCGCCGAGGCCAAGCGCATGCTAGCTCTTGGTGAGTCCGGACACTACGAGTTCAAGAGCGCCCTCAACTCGGTCACGCCTGCCCTCTTCGCCACGCTCGCCAACTGGGTTGCCCTCGACCCGAGCCGCAAGGTAGCGCACCTGCTGGTCGGCGTGAAGGAGCAGACCGATGAGGCGACTGGTCTCGTCCGCGGCGTCCCATCCGGTCTCCCCAGAGGACTGGACAACGCCGTCGACGTGATTCAGAACAAGGCCAAGGAAACCTATCCCATCCCCGTGGACATCTTCGTGGTCGAGGAAGGAACCAAGGAGGTGTTGCCGTTCGTCCGGGTAGAGATACGCCCGACCATGCCGCCGCATTACGACGCCGAAGGGCGCCGACAGACCCGGCAGGGACGTTCCACTCGAGCGCTGACAGACGACGAGTTGTTGCGCATATATCTCGACCGCGAAGCTGGCAGCTTCGCAGCCAGGTTCCGCCAGACGTCGGATGAGCTTCAGGCCGCGGTCGGCACGGTTGGGACGCAGGTCGACCAGATCGCTCAAGCCATCAATGTCTCAATCGCCCAGCCGATACTGGAGCTCACGGTTACCGCCCGTCGGGCAGCGAGCGCGGCCGACGCAGCTGCCGACTCGGCGACCGCAGCGGAAGAGGCTTCCTCGTCCGCGGCGAGCGCCGCGTCTTCGGCGGAGAGCACCGCCGATTTGGTGGGGTTCGATGTCCGCAAGGTCGAAGGGCTCGTGAACGACCTGTACGACGTCGTCGAGGATCTGCGAGAGAACGCGCCCGAGTTCCTCGCCGCACGGGTCGTGACGTTGCGACGCGACGTTTGGTGGAAGTTCACCGTCGACACGTGGGAACGCACCTCGGACCAGGCGCAGCGGTTGGCTCGCCGGCTGAACGAGTTACTGTCGGGCGAAATCGCTCTCGACGACGCACGCAACACTTGGGAGCTTCGCGTATGGAAGCACCTGCTCTCTGACCGTGAAGCTCAGCGCGGCCAGCGGGGCACGCTGAAGTGGTGGGAAGCCGTGATGAAGACGGTCAATGAGTACTCGGAACACCCGACATATCAGGCACCCGAACTGCCGGACCTGCGCGCCGAGCTTCAGGCCGACCTCGACCGATTCATGGAGGATGAGACCAGCGAGACGAACCGTTTCCGCAAACTTCTCGAGCCTTAG
- a CDS encoding LysR family transcriptional regulator, protein MPSTVPRTVQRLHRNTRMLHSVPAHMEPRHLRSFLAVVRHRTVTDAAIAQELAPSSLSAHIRQLEAGLGIALFVRSPAGMSLTSAGSRLAERAPGLLAEWDDTRRAVIGADKPLRVGGTEHIVATQVPALLNALRQRRPDLKVEVSVLPTRADVLAEIRSGETDAGLILDAREHGGPWVLSDVDDQRLEFAELSPVSTVLAVAPGHVLAGKTGLELADLSQHRVAIGPKVCAMHVGIERFLPQLVLERLPSLVIARSWAVHGLAAVMLPEFAVANEIAAGTLVPVPVDTRPLDSWLRLAWQPGADRHPDVRDLLYAAGSAMATGAKPGLGAEIAGATRQRKRQDPGPVRFRRIMPLHHAQEDR, encoded by the coding sequence ATGCCGTCCACGGTTCCGCGGACAGTCCAACGTCTCCACCGGAATACCCGAATGCTTCATTCGGTTCCAGCGCACATGGAACCCCGCCACCTGCGCTCCTTCCTCGCGGTGGTGAGACACCGCACGGTCACCGATGCCGCCATCGCCCAGGAGTTGGCGCCGTCCTCGTTGTCGGCCCACATCCGTCAGCTCGAGGCCGGCCTGGGGATCGCCCTGTTCGTCCGATCCCCGGCGGGGATGAGCCTCACATCGGCAGGTTCCCGCCTCGCCGAGCGGGCGCCGGGGCTGTTGGCAGAGTGGGACGACACCCGGCGAGCTGTGATCGGGGCGGACAAGCCGCTCCGGGTCGGCGGTACCGAACACATCGTGGCAACTCAGGTCCCGGCACTGTTGAATGCGCTACGACAGCGCCGGCCCGATCTGAAGGTGGAGGTGAGCGTGCTGCCGACCCGCGCGGACGTCCTCGCCGAGATTCGGTCCGGCGAGACCGACGCTGGTCTGATTCTCGATGCCCGTGAGCACGGCGGGCCCTGGGTACTCTCCGATGTCGATGACCAGCGCCTCGAGTTCGCCGAGCTGTCACCGGTCTCCACCGTCCTCGCCGTGGCACCCGGGCACGTGCTGGCCGGGAAGACGGGCCTCGAACTCGCCGATCTGTCCCAGCACCGCGTCGCTATCGGCCCTAAGGTCTGCGCGATGCACGTAGGCATCGAGCGCTTTCTGCCCCAGCTCGTCCTGGAGCGGCTGCCCAGTCTGGTGATCGCCCGCAGCTGGGCGGTGCACGGGCTGGCGGCCGTCATGCTCCCCGAGTTTGCCGTCGCCAACGAGATCGCAGCCGGCACTCTCGTCCCCGTCCCCGTCGACACCCGCCCGCTGGACTCCTGGCTCCGTCTCGCATGGCAGCCCGGCGCCGACAGGCACCCCGATGTGCGCGACCTGCTGTACGCCGCAGGCAGCGCGATGGCGACCGGTGCCAAACCAGGTCTGGGAGCCGAAATCGCCGGCGCCACGCGTCAGCGGAAGCGACAAGACCCTGGACCTGTCCGTTTCCGAAGGATCATGCCATTGCACCATGCCCAAGAAGATCGATGA
- a CDS encoding MFS transporter has protein sequence MDTTTPGNEALQPETMSVRGSLGPLIGLSLGYFMVLLDSTILNVALPSIATDLGASVSGQQWTVTAYLVTFGAFLLSSGAVADWIGARRTFLIGLAAFGAMSLMCALAPNLLTLVVFRALQGAAAALIPASTLSLIGAMYVDSAMRHRAVGLWALLTGVGFAAGPLVGGAVLAVGSWHLIFSVNVPIALIALLCCRGLPSPARGSQRLDLLTQVIAVAFFGLLINALIQLGQDVRYWWWVLPAATAALAFWGSERRSSAPAIPLSLFRVATVRRAIITGFGIQIIMAGALFVLGLHLIDRRGLSPVGAGAALLPYVAGPLFGARVGRLVVQRGLRTPLMWGLALTTIGMMVTGAAVLTHAPLVVVMVGLLCAGPGLPLTLVPLTSQVVGGAPPGTAGVAGGLFNAARQLGGALGVAVLGAFVHRWSAGTGAGWALIVAGAAAVVLWGLCARSATAD, from the coding sequence ATGGACACCACAACGCCCGGCAACGAGGCCCTGCAGCCGGAGACCATGTCGGTCCGGGGCTCCCTCGGCCCGCTGATCGGGCTTTCTCTTGGCTACTTCATGGTCCTGCTGGACAGCACCATCCTCAACGTCGCACTGCCGTCGATCGCCACCGATCTGGGCGCCAGCGTGAGCGGTCAGCAGTGGACTGTCACGGCGTATCTGGTGACCTTCGGAGCGTTCCTGTTGTCCTCCGGTGCCGTTGCCGACTGGATCGGCGCTCGGCGTACGTTCCTCATCGGCTTGGCCGCGTTCGGCGCGATGTCGCTGATGTGTGCGCTCGCTCCCAACCTGCTGACGCTGGTGGTGTTCCGGGCTTTGCAAGGTGCGGCTGCAGCGCTGATTCCAGCCTCGACGCTGTCGCTGATCGGCGCGATGTACGTCGACTCGGCGATGCGTCACCGGGCCGTCGGCCTGTGGGCGTTGCTCACTGGCGTTGGCTTCGCCGCCGGACCGCTCGTGGGTGGTGCCGTATTGGCAGTGGGCTCGTGGCACCTGATTTTCTCGGTCAATGTCCCGATCGCCTTGATCGCGCTGTTGTGCTGTCGGGGGCTGCCTTCTCCGGCTCGGGGATCCCAGCGGCTCGATCTGCTGACCCAGGTCATCGCCGTCGCCTTCTTCGGTCTGCTCATCAACGCGCTCATCCAGCTCGGTCAGGATGTGCGGTACTGGTGGTGGGTGTTGCCCGCGGCCACGGCGGCGTTGGCGTTCTGGGGGAGCGAACGACGCTCAAGCGCACCAGCGATTCCGTTGTCGTTGTTTCGGGTGGCGACAGTGCGTCGGGCGATCATCACCGGATTCGGCATCCAGATCATCATGGCTGGCGCGCTGTTCGTACTTGGCTTGCACCTGATCGATCGCCGTGGCCTGAGCCCCGTGGGTGCCGGTGCAGCGTTGCTTCCGTATGTCGCGGGCCCCTTGTTTGGCGCTCGGGTCGGGAGGTTGGTTGTGCAACGGGGGTTGCGGACTCCGCTGATGTGGGGTCTGGCGTTGACGACGATCGGCATGATGGTCACGGGCGCTGCCGTGTTGACCCACGCCCCGCTGGTGGTGGTCATGGTCGGTCTGCTCTGTGCCGGTCCCGGATTGCCGTTGACGCTGGTTCCCCTCACCTCTCAGGTGGTCGGTGGTGCACCTCCTGGAACCGCCGGCGTGGCTGGAGGTCTGTTCAACGCCGCCCGGCAACTGGGCGGAGCGCTCGGGGTGGCCGTGCTGGGCGCGTTCGTCCATCGCTGGAGCGCCGGCACGGGGGCCGGTTGGGCGCTGATCGTTGCCGGGGCAGCCGCGGTGGTGCTCTGGGGGTTGTGCGCCCGCTCCGCCACCGCGGACTGA
- a CDS encoding PAS and ANTAR domain-containing protein yields MSNQWDWDDEVYRIHGLEPGSVVPTTDYVLACKHPEDRERVQAILQQATKDAQPFSAAYRLLAADGTERKVLLICDAGVCGGEGDVTSIEGYYIDLTEDFRHESAELAQQAVAESAQHRATIDRAVGGLMVAYGLDADQAFELLRWWSQNKNIKLRELAQGLVDAASQGQTSHDEIRRSLDCLLHDVSSHRATDEGTPAHD; encoded by the coding sequence ATGTCGAACCAGTGGGACTGGGACGACGAGGTCTACCGCATCCACGGGCTCGAGCCCGGGTCCGTCGTCCCGACCACCGACTACGTGCTGGCCTGCAAGCATCCCGAGGATCGCGAACGAGTCCAGGCGATCCTGCAGCAGGCCACCAAGGACGCGCAGCCCTTCAGCGCCGCCTACCGCCTCCTCGCCGCCGATGGCACCGAACGCAAGGTTCTGCTCATTTGTGACGCGGGAGTGTGTGGCGGCGAAGGAGATGTCACCTCGATCGAGGGCTACTACATCGACCTCACCGAGGACTTCCGCCACGAGAGCGCCGAGCTCGCACAGCAAGCAGTGGCCGAGTCGGCCCAGCACAGAGCCACGATCGACCGCGCCGTGGGCGGACTGATGGTTGCCTACGGGCTCGATGCGGACCAGGCATTCGAGCTGCTCCGCTGGTGGTCGCAGAACAAGAACATCAAGCTTCGCGAGCTGGCCCAAGGCCTCGTCGATGCAGCAAGCCAGGGGCAGACCAGCCACGATGAGATCCGTCGATCCCTGGACTGTTTGCTGCACGACGTCTCGTCGCACCGAGCGACCGATGAAGGCACGCCCGCTCACGACTAG
- a CDS encoding galactosyltransferase-related protein — MTHVSVVTIAHGRHAHLRAQRASLALSVRPPDENVVVAIADPVLEREGSDASLPSDKRGLPLAAARNLGARVALDRGTDVLVFLDVDCLAGRSLIDSYIDAVCHHPGTVWSGPVTYLDPPAHSGYDLDRLDELDAPHPARPAPQPGELQHGHDPDLFWSLSFACSADSWQRSGGFCERYVGYGGEDTDFGHSAVRSGLALGWVGAARAYHQWHPVSRPPVEHVKDIVRNAAIFRERWGRTPMLGWLEAFERDGLVIRRGDEFLCA, encoded by the coding sequence ATGACCCACGTCAGCGTCGTCACGATCGCGCACGGGCGGCACGCCCATCTGCGCGCACAACGCGCGTCGCTCGCGCTGTCGGTCCGACCACCGGACGAAAACGTCGTCGTAGCCATCGCCGACCCAGTACTCGAGCGCGAAGGGTCTGACGCGAGCCTGCCGTCCGACAAGCGTGGCCTACCCCTCGCTGCGGCACGCAACCTCGGCGCCCGCGTTGCGCTCGACCGCGGCACCGACGTGCTCGTCTTCCTCGACGTCGACTGCCTGGCCGGCCGGTCATTGATCGACAGCTACATCGACGCCGTCTGCCACCATCCCGGCACGGTGTGGTCGGGGCCGGTCACCTATCTGGACCCACCGGCCCACTCCGGCTACGACCTCGACCGGCTCGACGAGCTCGATGCCCCGCACCCTGCTCGACCGGCTCCGCAACCCGGTGAGCTCCAGCACGGGCACGACCCTGACCTCTTCTGGTCCCTGTCCTTCGCCTGCTCCGCCGACTCCTGGCAACGCTCCGGCGGATTCTGCGAGCGGTACGTCGGCTACGGGGGCGAGGACACCGACTTCGGCCACTCGGCTGTCCGATCCGGCCTGGCCCTCGGCTGGGTGGGCGCAGCCCGCGCGTACCACCAGTGGCACCCGGTCTCGCGCCCACCGGTCGAGCACGTCAAGGACATCGTCCGTAACGCCGCCATCTTCCGCGAGCGCTGGGGCCGAACGCCGATGCTCGGATGGCTGGAAGCGTTCGAGCGGGACGGACTTGTCATCCGGCGCGGTGACGAGTTCCTGTGTGCCTGA
- a CDS encoding glycosyltransferase, which produces MIGYYVHHHGSGHLHRATTVARSLTVPVTGISSLPKPGDWPGEWLQLPRDDEDPAPRDPTAGGRLHWVPLGDPGLTRRMHLISEWVARSRPRTLVVDASVEVALLARLHGVPVVGVVSPGRRHDEVHRLGLDICAELVAAWPAGWTERLLPGLPDQLSSRIHAVGGLSRFPVGAVRHERRSRPRVALLAGTGGDDFTRELVTTARQQTPHWDWTVMSRHLGTWNADPRAAIADADLVLTHAGQNAIAEVAAARRPAVVIPQRRPFDEQDTTAAVLRDGWPAVVADDVPTMGWAELLDSAVGLDGQGWERWCDGSAADRFASVILEVAMRETPA; this is translated from the coding sequence GTGATCGGCTACTACGTCCACCACCACGGCAGCGGGCACCTGCACCGGGCGACGACCGTGGCTCGCAGCCTCACCGTTCCCGTCACCGGCATCTCGTCGCTGCCGAAGCCAGGAGACTGGCCGGGCGAGTGGTTGCAGCTGCCACGCGACGACGAGGACCCCGCACCTCGCGACCCGACCGCCGGTGGCCGCCTGCACTGGGTCCCGCTGGGAGATCCCGGCCTGACCCGACGCATGCATCTCATCAGCGAGTGGGTTGCCCGCTCTCGGCCGCGCACTCTCGTCGTCGACGCATCCGTCGAGGTGGCGCTGCTTGCCCGTCTTCACGGCGTTCCCGTCGTCGGTGTCGTGTCGCCCGGCCGACGCCACGACGAGGTGCACCGGCTCGGTCTCGACATCTGCGCCGAGCTGGTAGCGGCCTGGCCCGCCGGGTGGACCGAGCGGCTCCTACCCGGTCTGCCTGACCAGCTCAGCTCGCGCATCCACGCTGTGGGAGGCCTCTCACGCTTTCCGGTCGGCGCCGTGCGTCATGAACGACGATCCCGTCCGCGGGTGGCACTGCTTGCGGGCACCGGTGGTGACGACTTCACCCGCGAGCTGGTGACGACGGCACGGCAGCAGACGCCGCACTGGGACTGGACCGTGATGAGCCGGCACCTCGGGACCTGGAACGCCGATCCGCGCGCGGCCATCGCCGACGCCGACCTGGTGCTCACCCACGCCGGCCAGAACGCCATCGCGGAGGTGGCCGCGGCACGACGGCCGGCCGTCGTCATACCCCAGCGGCGCCCGTTCGACGAGCAGGACACCACCGCGGCCGTGCTGCGCGATGGCTGGCCGGCAGTCGTCGCCGACGACGTGCCCACCATGGGATGGGCCGAGTTGCTCGACTCCGCCGTCGGGCTCGATGGTCAGGGCTGGGAGCGATGGTGTGACGGTTCGGCAGCCGACCGCTTCGCCTCCGTCATCCTGGAAGTCGCCATGAGGGAAACGCCAGCATGA
- a CDS encoding glycosyltransferase, with translation MTSLRICLVANCRFPIREPFVGGLESMTAHLARELVRRGHDVTLFAAPGSDTRLGVTAMPVEVLPTEQLSGRWDTQAPPAVLMAEHHAYLALMLDLADAQAPFDVVHNNSLHHLPVAMARSLHVPVLTTLHTPPLWWLESAIRLDRGAGSFVAVSDFTARAWAPVVQSTTILNGVDVVSWSAGPGGSDAVWSGRIVPEKAPHEAIDAARLAGMRLVLAGPVLDDSYFQQYVVPRLHGAVSYAGHLSERELAELVGSSAVAVVTPAWDEPYGLVAAEAMSCGTPVAAYARGALPELVTNDTGRLATPGDVPMLAVAMRLASGLDRDAVRGHAATHLSLERMVDDYERIYAGLTRPEVAA, from the coding sequence ATGACCAGCCTCCGCATCTGTCTGGTCGCCAATTGCCGTTTCCCGATACGCGAGCCCTTCGTGGGCGGCCTCGAGTCGATGACGGCCCACCTGGCTCGTGAGCTGGTACGCCGCGGCCACGACGTGACGCTCTTCGCGGCGCCGGGATCCGACACGCGCCTCGGTGTTACCGCGATGCCCGTGGAGGTCCTGCCGACCGAGCAGTTGTCCGGCCGTTGGGACACGCAGGCACCGCCCGCCGTGCTCATGGCCGAGCACCACGCCTACCTGGCGCTGATGCTCGATCTGGCGGATGCCCAGGCTCCCTTCGACGTCGTGCACAACAACAGCCTCCACCATCTGCCCGTCGCCATGGCCCGCTCGCTCCACGTCCCCGTCCTCACCACTTTGCACACCCCTCCCCTATGGTGGCTCGAGTCGGCCATCCGCCTCGATCGCGGCGCCGGAAGCTTCGTCGCTGTCTCCGACTTCACCGCCCGAGCCTGGGCACCAGTGGTGCAGTCCACCACGATCCTCAATGGGGTCGACGTCGTGAGCTGGTCGGCCGGACCCGGAGGGTCGGACGCCGTCTGGTCGGGACGGATCGTGCCCGAGAAGGCACCCCACGAGGCCATCGACGCGGCGCGCCTCGCGGGCATGCGCCTCGTCCTGGCCGGTCCGGTACTGGACGACTCCTACTTCCAGCAGTACGTCGTGCCACGACTCCATGGTGCGGTCAGCTACGCCGGACACCTCTCCGAGCGCGAGCTGGCCGAGCTGGTCGGTTCGTCGGCCGTCGCTGTCGTGACACCGGCCTGGGACGAGCCGTACGGCCTCGTGGCAGCGGAGGCGATGTCGTGCGGCACCCCGGTGGCGGCGTACGCGCGCGGGGCCCTGCCCGAGCTCGTCACCAACGACACCGGACGCCTGGCGACGCCGGGGGACGTGCCGATGCTGGCCGTCGCAATGCGACTGGCGAGTGGGCTCGACCGTGACGCGGTCCGCGGCCACGCGGCCACGCACCTGTCCCTCGAACGCATGGTCGACGACTACGAACGGATCTACGCCGGTCTCACCCGCCCGGAGGTGGCGGCGTGA